A genomic segment from Branchiostoma floridae strain S238N-H82 chromosome 7, Bfl_VNyyK, whole genome shotgun sequence encodes:
- the LOC118419544 gene encoding kelch repeat and BTB domain-containing protein 8-like isoform X1 has translation MAAADQEPHVSEVCPRSFQDNSYRDGFLGTVADLQKAGVLQDVVIEVEDHQFPCHRLVLSAASPYFRAMFTSGMAESRQETVVLQGLDAGMFEEILSYIYTGTVRMSLDKVQPMYQAADLLQLHYVRDTCSSYMVMSLASSTCVDMYNFADAFSVDMVLNRCRQWVCRHFAKFVSSEEFCRLSVDQLTEIISHDELDVKEEMTVWEAVVRWVQHNREERLHHLPSILPHIRFNLLTSDDTAAILGHPLVREDPERTVITNLVKESSNLPRRVGMDSLEMALLFCTSSNEILYMNPRSGKYISCSYDCESLRSAEAITVTSNNDIYILAEEPEDPDLLYMLEYNHAGNMWECARPPSMYRPEKDTNLGLHYKCLVEADGVLYYLYVVSRRISASVWIRKYNWQTDQWQECSRLKLREADVEYMTTLSCGPHLYFLQNTDLHRYDPDQDRWCKLTPPKVMPHLYTAAALGAEIFCADHEFTKAMVYHTESDCWQILRGWRAGPMYMDHTFTPNFFVLENQLYLLLEQFNGIYDTAEDSLIFVYDRASDAWSSRGLRATLPIKDVDKVSGLLLPVAHMYLPCLKGEDK, from the exons atggctgccgcagaccAAGAACCCCACGTCAGCGAAGTTTGTCCTCGTTCCTTCCAAGACAATAGCTATAGggacgggtttcttggaactgtggctgacttacagaaggctggggtactgcaggatgtcgttaTTGAAGTCGAGGACCACCAGTtcccctgccatcggcttgttctgtccgcggccagcccctacttcagggccatgtttacaagtggcatggcggaaagtcggcaGGAGACAGTTGTTTTGCAG ggtttggatgcaggcatgtttgAGGAGATTCTGAGTTACATCTACACGGGGACCGTCCGtatgtccctggacaaagtgcagcccatgtaccaggcagccgacctcctccaactgcactatgtgagagacacctgcagcagctacatggtcATGAGCTTGGCAAGTTCCACCTGTGTGGACATGTACAATTTTGCTGACGCCTTCTCTGTGGACATGGTCCTGAACCGGTGTCGACAGTGGGTCTGTAGGCATTTTGCTAAG TTTGTCTCCAGTGAAGAGTTCTGCAGGCTGAGTGTggatcagctgactgagatcatcagccacgatgagctggatgttaaagaggagatgacagtgtgggaggctgtggtgagatgggtgcagcacaacAGGGAGGAAAG ACTacaccacctacccagcatcctccctcacatccgcttcaacctgctgacctcagacgacacggcagccatcttgggtCACCCCCTGGTCAGAGAGGATCCTGAGAGGACTGTTATCACGAACTTAGTAAAGGAGAGTTCCAACCTACCGAGAAGAGTTGGGATGGACTCACTGGAAATGGCTCttcttttctgtacaag CTCCAATGAGATCCTCTACATGAACCCTCGTTCAGGGAAATACATCAGCTGCAGTTACGATTGTGAGAGTCTGCGTTCAGCCGAGGCCATAACAGTTACCAGCAACAATGATATTTACATCCTGGCAGAAGAACCAGAGGATCCCGATCTCTTGTACATGTTAGAGTACAACCATGCAGGCAATATGTGGGAATGTGCCAGGCCACCCTCAATGTATAGGCCTGAAAAAGACACCAACTTGGGGCTTCACTACAAGTGCCTTGTTGAAGCTGATGGGGTTTTATATTACCTTTATGTGGTAAGTAGGAGAATCAGTGCATCAGTGTGGATCAGGAAGTACAACTGGCAGACAGACCAATGGCAGGAGTGTTCCCGGCTAAAACTCAGAGAAGCAGACGTCGAGTACATGACAACTTTGTCCTGCGGTCCACACCTCTACTTCCTTCAGAACACAGATTTGCATCGCTACGACCCAGACCAGGACCGCTGGTGCAAGCTGACTCCACCGAAAGTCATGCCTCATCTCTACACAGCTGCCGCACTCGGAGCAGAGATCTTTTGTGCAGATCATGAATTCACCAAAGCCATGGTGTACCATACAGAGTCAGACTGCTGGCAGATACTTCGGGGCTGGAGAGCAGGACCAATGTACATGGACCACACATTTACTCCCAATTTCTTTGTCCTGGAGAACCAGCTGTACTTATTGTTAGAACAGTTTAACGGTATCTATGACACGGCAGAAGACTCTCTCATATTTGTGTATGACAGGGCTTCAGATGCTTGGAGTTCTAGAGGCTTGAGGGCCACCTTGCCTATCAAGGATGTAGATAAGGTGTCAGGACTCCTGTTGCCTGTTGCGCACATGTACCTACCATGTCTAAAAGGGGAGGACAAATAG
- the LOC118419350 gene encoding tripartite motif-containing protein 2-like, protein MSLPSTQDPKPATPTPTKLGSNRDPNTMSKPTTPPGTLDPNPTPKPTKPPDTLDPNPTNKPTTPPGTLDPNPTDKPTTPPGTLDPNPTPKPTTRSGTLDPNSTPKPTNSPSNPDPNPMSKPTTSPSNPDLNPMLKPTLLQSIRDPNPTYKPSQSIYQREAENVRNPNPTYPQTTPMDQPDVHPDSALDSAGQNSRIVDSHVHDGKTANNEGDPLTQHSVAARLIDDETATATATSDGNAGSHPHHSSAVPLSLSPADSNDGNPCHQPHAVPHLKSDETASAKHDAGACLPPNNTASQSRDEASMRRSDSDDSLSIQPYAVRYQEEEEDGNSLRAADYTLTGNTPFVPPTPSDDDGDIEPYAVAYMGQGDTIFVKKCTDGSNTSTRNRNDISASLEGCDSAITGANASASAGIDARHEASLNPNPMYWQNALNPNPMYQPNFGQQPTCETNGGRADPVVFGGGGSEPGKFTRNYGVAVSADNEIFVTDLGNQRVQVFSMEGTYLRLFPTVLPAGKGQKIEPYDVAMDGKGHVWAVGYREKTQQVLHAVQYSKNGLPTTATTFDVQHRTRYPSIAVDLRNNNIIVVAATQIFILQPTGSVYRRFGAAGRLKAEFSYVTTDQASNIVVVDTAQSTVHVYDPSGRHRVTFGGYGQGEGKLLVPRGICVNKTGHIFVADWLKHKVDMFTSSGEFARTVVNISYPWGIALGPDGHLVVTRKTDNTVTIFPRQAILTSSYRTVSVLQPGDDLLISF, encoded by the exons ATGTCGCTGCCAAGCACGCAAGATCCAAAACCTGCGACACCCACGCCAACCAAGCTGGGAAGCAACAGGGACCCGAACACCATGTCCAAGCCAACCACGCCGCCTGGCACCCTGGATCCAAACCCCACCCCCAAACCAACCAAGCCACCAGACACCCTGGATCCAAACCCCACCAACAAGCCAACCACGCCACCAGGCACCCTGGATCCAAACCCCACCGACAAGCCAACCACGCCGCCAGGCACCCTGGACCCAAATCCCACCCCCAAACCAACCACGCGATCTGGCACCCTGGACCCAAATTCCACCCCCAAACCAACCAACTCACCAAGCAATCCGGACCCGAACCCCATGTCCAAGCCAACCACGTCGCCAAGCAACCCCGACCTGAACCCTATGTTGAAGCCAACTCTGCTGCAAAGCATCCGGGACCCGAACCCAACATACAAGCCATCCCAGTCGATCTATCAGCGTGAAGCAGAAAACGTCCGAAACCCCAACCCGACGTACCCACAAACCACACCGATGGACCAGCCAGACGTTCACCCTGATTCTGCTCTCGATTCGGCTGGTCAGAATTCCCGCATTGTAGATTCTCATGTGCATGATGGTAAAACAGCCAACAATGAGGGTGATCCTCTTACTCAACACTCTGTCGCGGCCCGTCTCATAGATGATGAAACCGCCACTGCAACAGCTACCAGTGATGGGAATGCAGGGAGTCACCCTCATCATAGTAGTGCtgttcctttgagtttgagccCCGCCGACAGCAACGATGGCAATCCCTGCCACCAACCACATGCTGTTCCACATCTCAAGTCTGATGAGACTGCCTCGGCTAAGCATGATGCCGGCGCCTGCCTGCCACCAAATAATACTGCATCCCAGAGCCGTGACGAAGCTTCTATGAGGCGATCTGACAGTGATGATAGCCTTTCTATCCAGCCATATGCTGTTAGATaccaggaagaagaagaagacggcAACAGTTTGCGCGCAGCAGATTATACTTTAACAGGGAACACACCATTTGTTCCACCCACCCCTTCTGATGACGATGGCGATATTGAACCGTACGCTGTTGCCTACATGGGGCAGGGAGACACGATATTTGTGAAGAAATGTACAGACGGATCGAATACGTCGACAAGAAACAGGAATGACATCTCCGCCAGCTTGGAAGGATGTGACTCGGCCATCACTGGCGCCAACGCTTCGGCCTCTGCCGGGATTGATGCTCGGCATGAAGCTTCGCTGAACCCAAACCCGATGTACTGGCAAAACGCATTAAACCCGAATCCGATGTACCAGCCAAACTTCGGACAACAACCTACTTGTG AGACCAATGGAGGACGGGCGGACCCGGTCGTCTTTGGTGGTGGAGGATCGGAACCAGGGAAGTTCACACGAAACTACGGAGTAGCCGTGTCTGCTGATAATGAGATATTCGTGACTGATCTCGGCAACCAGCGAGTCCAGGTCTTCAGCATGGAGGGAACCTATCTCCGCCTCTTTCCAACGGTCCTGCCGGCTGGCAAAGGACAAAAGATTGAACCCTACGATGTTGCCATGGATGGAAAAGGGCATGTTTGGGCGGTGGGATACAGAGAAAAG ACACAACAGGTATTACATGCGGTACAGTACAGCAAGAACGGCCTACCGACAACTGCAACCACGTTCGACGTCCAGCACCGGACTCGCTACCCGAGCATCGCTGTGGACCTGcgcaacaacaacatcatcgtGGTGGCTGCCACACAGATTTTCATTCTACAGCCAACCGGCTCGGTCTATCGTCGTTTCGGAGCGGCTGGGAGATTGAAGGCAGAATTCTCTTACGTCACAACCGACCAGGCAAGTAACATCGTTGTCGTGGACACTGCACAGTCCACTGTCCACGTGTACGATCCTTCTGGACGGCATAGGGTTACATTTGGAGGCTATGGACAGGGGGAAGGGAAACTTCTTGTACCCAGAGGCATATGCGTAAACAAAACTGGTCACATTTTTGTGGCAGACTGGTTGAAGCATAAGGTAGACATGTTCACAAGCAGCGGGGAGTTTGCCCGTACAGTTGTGAACATTTCGTACCCGTGGGGCATTGCTCTGGGCCCAGATGGACATTTGGTGGTGACCAGGAAGACAGATAATACCGTAACAATATTTCCACGCCAGGCTATTCTGACATCATCATATCGCACCGTGTCAGTGCTGCAGCCAGGTGACGACCTCCTCattagcttctag
- the LOC118419544 gene encoding kelch repeat and BTB domain-containing protein 8-like isoform X2, which yields MFEEILSYIYTGTVRMSLDKVQPMYQAADLLQLHYVRDTCSSYMVMSLASSTCVDMYNFADAFSVDMVLNRCRQWVCRHFAKFVSSEEFCRLSVDQLTEIISHDELDVKEEMTVWEAVVRWVQHNREERLHHLPSILPHIRFNLLTSDDTAAILGHPLVREDPERTVITNLVKESSNLPRRVGMDSLEMALLFCTSSNEILYMNPRSGKYISCSYDCESLRSAEAITVTSNNDIYILAEEPEDPDLLYMLEYNHAGNMWECARPPSMYRPEKDTNLGLHYKCLVEADGVLYYLYVVSRRISASVWIRKYNWQTDQWQECSRLKLREADVEYMTTLSCGPHLYFLQNTDLHRYDPDQDRWCKLTPPKVMPHLYTAAALGAEIFCADHEFTKAMVYHTESDCWQILRGWRAGPMYMDHTFTPNFFVLENQLYLLLEQFNGIYDTAEDSLIFVYDRASDAWSSRGLRATLPIKDVDKVSGLLLPVAHMYLPCLKGEDK from the exons atgtttgAGGAGATTCTGAGTTACATCTACACGGGGACCGTCCGtatgtccctggacaaagtgcagcccatgtaccaggcagccgacctcctccaactgcactatgtgagagacacctgcagcagctacatggtcATGAGCTTGGCAAGTTCCACCTGTGTGGACATGTACAATTTTGCTGACGCCTTCTCTGTGGACATGGTCCTGAACCGGTGTCGACAGTGGGTCTGTAGGCATTTTGCTAAG TTTGTCTCCAGTGAAGAGTTCTGCAGGCTGAGTGTggatcagctgactgagatcatcagccacgatgagctggatgttaaagaggagatgacagtgtgggaggctgtggtgagatgggtgcagcacaacAGGGAGGAAAG ACTacaccacctacccagcatcctccctcacatccgcttcaacctgctgacctcagacgacacggcagccatcttgggtCACCCCCTGGTCAGAGAGGATCCTGAGAGGACTGTTATCACGAACTTAGTAAAGGAGAGTTCCAACCTACCGAGAAGAGTTGGGATGGACTCACTGGAAATGGCTCttcttttctgtacaag CTCCAATGAGATCCTCTACATGAACCCTCGTTCAGGGAAATACATCAGCTGCAGTTACGATTGTGAGAGTCTGCGTTCAGCCGAGGCCATAACAGTTACCAGCAACAATGATATTTACATCCTGGCAGAAGAACCAGAGGATCCCGATCTCTTGTACATGTTAGAGTACAACCATGCAGGCAATATGTGGGAATGTGCCAGGCCACCCTCAATGTATAGGCCTGAAAAAGACACCAACTTGGGGCTTCACTACAAGTGCCTTGTTGAAGCTGATGGGGTTTTATATTACCTTTATGTGGTAAGTAGGAGAATCAGTGCATCAGTGTGGATCAGGAAGTACAACTGGCAGACAGACCAATGGCAGGAGTGTTCCCGGCTAAAACTCAGAGAAGCAGACGTCGAGTACATGACAACTTTGTCCTGCGGTCCACACCTCTACTTCCTTCAGAACACAGATTTGCATCGCTACGACCCAGACCAGGACCGCTGGTGCAAGCTGACTCCACCGAAAGTCATGCCTCATCTCTACACAGCTGCCGCACTCGGAGCAGAGATCTTTTGTGCAGATCATGAATTCACCAAAGCCATGGTGTACCATACAGAGTCAGACTGCTGGCAGATACTTCGGGGCTGGAGAGCAGGACCAATGTACATGGACCACACATTTACTCCCAATTTCTTTGTCCTGGAGAACCAGCTGTACTTATTGTTAGAACAGTTTAACGGTATCTATGACACGGCAGAAGACTCTCTCATATTTGTGTATGACAGGGCTTCAGATGCTTGGAGTTCTAGAGGCTTGAGGGCCACCTTGCCTATCAAGGATGTAGATAAGGTGTCAGGACTCCTGTTGCCTGTTGCGCACATGTACCTACCATGTCTAAAAGGGGAGGACAAATAG
- the LOC118419351 gene encoding leucine-rich repeat-containing protein 15-like — translation MFGNPITIVHPGAFSNLIHLERLSVTSTQLTNIQSYGTYGTFSNLPKLKDLFLDKNNLSIIRPGTFSNLPSLELLYLTGNKLTDIEPGAFTKVPKLETLYLKNNHLSQFHPESFSNLPKLRILDLSSNMISKVDSDAFSKIPTLRELGLESNQITYIQPDTFKFLPQLERLEMASNQITNIVPNSFLNLPQLQRLELDSNLITKIQPAVFSNLPNLQALHLQSNQMTSIQPDTFSNLPKLTRYGLKLHNNPWQCDCRMVAFRLRLAMSQLFEDKIICEEPVRFACVLSA, via the exons ATGTTCGGTAACCCAATAACTATTGTACATCCTGGggcattttcaaatcttattcACCTTGAACGTTTGAGTGTGACTTCCACCCAACTAACAAACATCCAGTCATATGGTACATACGGTACATTCTCAAATTTACCTAAGCTGAAAGATTTGTTCCTGGACAAAAACAATCTATCTATCATTCGACCTGgcacattttcaaatcttccCAGTCTTGAGCTTTTGTACCTGACAGGTAACAAACTAACCGACATTGAGCCTGGCGCGTTCACAAAAGTACCcaagcttgaaacattgtactTGAAGAACAACCATCTAAGTCAATTCCATCCCGAgtcattctcaaatctaccaaaGCTTCGAATATTGGACCTATCCTCAAATATGATTTCTAAAGTCGACTCTGATGCATTCTCTAAGATACCCACACTGAGAGAGCTGGGCCTCGAGTCCAACCAAATAACCTACATTCAACCTGATACATTCAAATTTCTACCGCAGCTCGAGCGGTTGGAGATGGCCTCAAACCAGATAACTAACATTGTGCCTAATTCATTCTTAAACCTCCCTCAACTCCAAAGGTTAGAGCTTGACTCCAACCTTATAACCAAGATTCAACCTGCTGTATTCTCAAATCTCCCAAACTTACAAGCATTGCATCTACAATCTAACCAAATGACTAGCATTCAGCCTGACACATTCTCAAACTTACCAAAGCTTACTAGATATGGATTAAAACTGCataacaacccctggcagtgtgactgcagGATGGTTGCATTCAGGTTAAGGTTGGCCATGTCCCAATTGTTTGAAGACAAAATCATCTGTGAGGAACCTG TTCGCTTCGCCTGCGTCCTTTCCGCCTGA